The nucleotide sequence CTATGAATAAAAAAATAACTTTTCAAAATATGGAATCTACAAAAGCACTCGAACTTCACGCAGAAGATAAGTTGGAAAAAATTTTAGAAATTTTAAAAATAGATAAAATGCCAACTCCTGTAAATTTGGAAATTTGGCTAAAAGCTCAAAAATTGCATCCAAACCATGTTGCAGAAATTCATCTTAAAACTCCTAGATTTGACCTGTATTCACATGAAAGCGGCAAAGATATGTATGTTGCGATTGATTGTGCTGTAGATAAAATAATTTTGTTATACAAAAAGGCAAAAGAAAAAGAGTCTGACAAAAAGCATAAAGTTGAAACGGAAAAAAAGGCTTTTTCGGATGATAAGTATACTTTAGGCGACTAATATAAAATTAAGAAAAGGCAACGATATTCGTTGCCTTTTCTTTTTCTGTAGATTGTTCTTTTTCAGCAATTTTTTTAATGTTTTTTATTCGATCTTCTGTGGCTGGATGAGTAGAAAATATGTTGTGCTCATTTGCTTTGATCGTTGCATTTTTTTCATATTTTTCTGATTTTTTGTTCCACATTAATTTG is from Candidatus Dependentiae bacterium and encodes:
- the raiA gene encoding ribosome-associated translation inhibitor RaiA, giving the protein MNKKITFQNMESTKALELHAEDKLEKILEILKIDKMPTPVNLEIWLKAQKLHPNHVAEIHLKTPRFDLYSHESGKDMYVAIDCAVDKIILLYKKAKEKESDKKHKVETEKKAFSDDKYTLGD